A segment of the Calonectris borealis chromosome 2, bCalBor7.hap1.2, whole genome shotgun sequence genome:
ACATCAGTATTTTAAACTCAGGTCTGAATATGATTATGAATAAATGTCTCTTACTGTCAACACAGCTGACTTACTTAAATAAACCACgtaagggttttttctttttttctttcaacaagaAGTGTCAAGAGAAGGAAGTCACAACACAGCAACTCTACTTCtataaaaaatactaatttattatCTGGAACTGGGGAAGGCTATTGCGCTAAGGAGTCAACACACCATTTGGAGCGGATTCAGAAGTTGTGGCCTGAATTGTTACTTACTATAAACTGACCTGGCATTGCTGCACAACTGATTCTCTACAACTGCTCAATCAGGCACTGAAAGTCTTCTAAAAGCTGACTAACAAAACAAGTGTATAAAGTGAAAATATGCTGCCACCCATAAGAAGTAAGCAAACCatcaaaaaaaccagaatagTTAATGTCTTtaatataaaatcttttttttcccaaaagcagcagcactgtaTTACAAGTGTATTACAGTTAAATTAAAGGAACACCATCGTGATTGAGGACATCTTCATGTATGAAGTAAAATCTTCCAAATAATTCATAGTCCATTTTCTGTACATTTCAGCTTATCAAAATACACTGGAAACGAGTAACATATTTTCTGTTCAGCAGGTGTCACTACCaccatttctcaaagaaaacacAGTTTCTAGGAACACCAATGTTGGATAGTAGTTTGGATATAGATTCTATCATTGGGGGTGGACCGCAGATGTACCATAAAGTATCCTTAGATACATGTTTTTCTAGATCCTTTTCCGATATTCTTCcctctgacaaagaaaaaagtaagaaatgagaacagaaataTTAATCATGAAGTAATTCAGAAAACAATGACTGGTTAGAGGTATTTCAAGCACTCATTTCTTAAAAATGCCAGGCCTGTTTAAGGATAATAGGTATCAAGTTTTGAGGCTTCCAAAACCGTTTGTTGTTCTGAGGATTTAGATCAGTACTTCCAGTTGGAATGCATGGGATATTAGTCACTGAAGAGGAACATGGCTTACAACTAAAAATCCCACATTCAGATGAAAAAATAGGTAAGCATCTCTAGCACAAATACAACAGAAATGGAAACATGATGAAGTATCTCTTACAAGCAGTCGGCTTATCCTTCATCAGTCCCGCCTTAAGCAAAGCAAATACTTAATAGTTTCTGGAATAAAGTTTGCAGTGGGAAATACCAGTATAAAGTTTAGAATTAACAGAGGAGGTTTActagaactgaaaacaaaaactgcaaagagaaaatttTTCTCCAAAGCATAGTACGTACAGTGAAATTATTTAGGTTTAACTCACACctcattttaaatctttaaatgtaaaaatactaaattatGCATATAACTTCATCCTCTAGGATGTAATCAAACTTAGACTTTAGAAGTCATTTCTCTGCATTACCATTGTATTTACCTGTAACATGTGGCTGAAGTTCTTTACAGATCTGTGAACTCTGTTGGGTAACGTGGAAACGACATGTGATCTTTCCAGGAAATGCATTCATCAAaccaagaatatttttctgtaatgttaAACACACTTGCTTATACCAAGGCCATTAAATCAAAGCAGATGTATGCATACAGTCCCAGAACACCAGTGATTATTACCGAGTACCAAGACTCTTGCATTTCAGTGCTGAGAACTCGACGGGCTTGATTTCAAGGGGCTGACCCGCACAAGTACACTGAATTTCCATACCTGGAATGCGAATACAGTACCAGCTATGTTGTTagtgcttttctccttttttacaaCAGGTTGCAAATTGTAAGATTTGGACCTAAGAACCAGTTACGTCCTTTCCTGGTTTCTTCCCCATATAATTCTCATTATTTCCTCCTTCCACTTCCACATgggttttccattttaaaaaaccctgcagTTTGTATTTACTATTTGTTAGGAACTTTTTGAGTCTCGTCTGCTTTATCTGGTAAGATTACTAGACCCTTTACTATCTCGTGTTCTCCAAGTAAAACCAACTACAGTGTAATACTAATGCTATTTTTACCAGAGTAGAAACTTCGTAACTTTCAGTTCCCTAAGTCACAACTGTGATAGTTACCACCAAAACCCAATGGCTTCAGTTCAAATCATAGTAAAAAAACCTGTCAGATGCTGTAGTTAGTTCTGAAATTAAGATTTATTTACTGTCTAGATTCTGCACTACTTGGGATTTTCACTGCTGGAATGGGCACTGgaaattctttcttaaaatattctgaaacaaaaataatttctgctctgTGAATAGGTAAATTGGCTCATTTTGTTATGTGTTTGCTTACTAACTAGTTACTACGCTGGACAGTCTGCCATAGTggcttaacaaaaaaaacccagatagaTTCTACTCAATAGACAAATCTGTTTCTGATTCCCTAAAGAGACATGGAATAAAGAGCAGCACAGCTAGACACTGCTGTACACTGTTCCACTACTACCTCTAATATTGGCCTGCTTTCACTGTTCTGGGTGTGACTCTAAACTGTCCCCTTCATACGGAACCATGTACAATTTGATAGCACTTTTGAGACTAGTCATGTCCTGTTGAGTTGAAGTCCTGGGACCAAGCTGGAAAGCATGCCTAACGTAGGACTTTTAACCTGCTTAAATAATCCTGCAGTCATTCACACCACCTACTTGTAACCTATCACTGTAATTCAGTGACACGGACAGAGAGTGGCAAGTGTCATACATGTGACGTGAATAGTACCACAGTACTATTTCTATAGTATCCTAGGGCAAGAGATAAGCTCTCTTTAACTGAATGAAGGAGAATTCGAACAGCTCAGCAGGTTCTTTGCAGCCTAAGTTAGTGTACAAAATGAAGCAGGCAGCTGAGCAATATAGACCTAAGGGAAAAGACCTATCCCCAGTGTCCCAGCCACAATAAAGACATGAGGGTTCACATTCAGTCCTCATGAAATCAGGAAAACCCAGCTAACTGGCATCTTGAAGTAGCAAAGTTAGTATGCTGTCTTTTGTAATTCTAACACTACCATTTTAAGtaacaagattttcaaaagcaatgcatCTGCTTGTGAAATGAGAGCACATCCAAAACGTAATAGACCAATTACATTAGGCTGACAGGGACGAAGGGCGATGCTATACATAGCTGCTTCTTCAAGGAACAGGTCCTCCAAAACATTAGTGACAACCAAGCAGTTCCTCATGAAGATTTGTACAGATGTATCTCACAACAACATAAAGACTCTAGTGATCCTACTTCCTCAGTCCTCTGCACAGAAGTAAAGAATTCTCATATACATGTTCTGGATTTGAGGGACATGTGAAGAATGAAGGAAAAGATATATTTAAGCACTGCAACATATCATTGTGTTCTCTGCTGTCCCAGAAGCTCTGATGCAAAAGCTTTGCTGTCATAACACTGCTGAAGTGAAACTCAGGAAATGCTAGCtcttgcactggaaaaaaaatgtgcatgctTAGAACAGACTGGGAGATCAGCAGCTGGCCAAATGGAAGAGTAGATAGGTTCCAGGTTATTATTCTGCTTCTAGCAACAAACAAATcacttttcaaagaaagcaaacataTGGTAGAAGTACAGAAGAAAAACTAGTGATGGATCCCAACACAATTTCTGGAATCATGATAAATTTTCACCTTTATCTTACAATCAAAAGCTTTCAATACTTCAAAGAAACCTAAATCATTAGGGATGCTTCTCTACAGAAGCTGTGCTAATTTAACCTTAAAATGTTATCAGTGACCCTTAATGCCCGAGTGTGACAACTGATGTTTATCTGCTAAGTAAATGTTGATGAAGTACTACTACAAGCATTTTTACAAGAAGTGCTTATAAATCCTTCATTCATAGACTAGTACCCAGTAATAACTAATGTATTATCAATAAAGCTCCcctattattttagaaatataatatataatatatattatatattggaTATAATTGCTCTTGCAAGTCTTCAAATTCAATACAATCCATACTGAGATGATGTGGTTACAGTATTATAGCATATAGCATTACGCATACTATtagtgtgtatatacacatatatattataGTACATACAGTCTTTAGTATACTATGATGCTTTTATGAGATTATAGTAAAATATAGACATTTAGGGTTAATTGACTTATCGGTGAAGTCAAGGAGACTAGGTGTGTCCAATAACATCCTTAATTTGTACACTGGCATAATTAACAAAACACACATGGGATTTGAGGCAGGAAGTGACTTTTGTCTCTATTTGTACAGTGTCTTACACAGAGGGGCTCTCTAGAATTTGGCAACGGAATGATACACACACAAATAGCTGAATATCTGCGAtcttttctttaagctttttATTTACCTTAAATAAGAGTTCGCTTGTATTTTTTGCACTGTAGTACAGCTTCACTGTTCCCATTTTGTATCCATTTCCTTTACCCTCTTGGTATCCATGAAGATCTGCTATATGCAGCAGTATAGAAAACAATGGGTTAATTCCAACACCCCCTGCTATCAGCACTAGTTTTACAGGGGAGTCACCAGGCTGAGGATCAAAGAAGAAATCACCTCCCACTCGCAGAGCCACTTCTGAGTCAAGAGTACACTAGGATGGAAAAGAAGATACTTAAtttcaaaactaaaagcaaaagtTGAAATATTATTCTTCTTGCACCACAGTCACAAGACTTGCTGGgctgtgattttttatttttattgaccaGTGAGGGAAAACTGAAGTACTTTAAAATAAACGCAGTTTCCAGCTATCTGAAGTAATCTGTTTCAGTGTCTCTAGGGATCTAGTTCTACTTTCAGAAGTTTCAGTCTTCTGATAAGGCAGGATGGTgactccccttcccacccacctaAGAGTTGAAAGAGGAATGATTCATGCAAGAGTTTTTCAACGGCAGTACGTGGCTGTGAAAACCCGAGGTTAACATGTGAGATCACACTTTTATCCAAACCCAGTCATGTCAAAAAAGGCCTTTCTATGAGGTCACAGAAGGAAGCCAGAATGAGTTGCATAGATGCAGAAGGTTTTTCCATCCCCATtcctaaacaacaaaaaacacccagAAGTGAAGCAAGTATCCACAAAAATAGTTCCTGCAGAACCACTTCTGCATTTGCAACTTCAGagttgcagaagaagaaaaatcaggggaaaaccttccctcttcctctccactcgtacataagaaattatttcttacagAAATTGGCCAAAGCATGTGTTTTTGATACATGGAAAACTAAAGCcacaacaaataaaacatttgcgTCAATATCTTTTTGGTAAACTGCATCCTGATATGAAGGGTGAAACTGCAGTACAGGGAAGTCAGGCGAGTTCTCCCACACCACTGTAAGCTAACAGAACAAATAGGAGCAGAAAACAGAACTCATTTCAGACCATACGTagggtttaaaaaataaaataaagaggataaGGAAGCCAAGGAaggtgggaaaggaggagaggaaaaaaaagaagtaaagctACAAGAACTGCTGAAAAATTAGCAGTTAATCATTTACAGAATAAAAACACCCTCCAAAAAATCCTTTTGATATCAGGAAACAGTAATTGCAACAAAAGGATTTCCATAATGACACCTGTATAGTAAGCAAAGGTCTAAACACATAACCATTCCAccgggaggaggaagaaggaggccCTTTGACGCAGGTACTGCACAGAACACAGAGGTTCCTACAGTAGTGAGCatgaccattaaaaaaaaagtttgcctttCTTAATTATTGCATAAAGTATTATCTCTCAATTATAGTGTAAAACAATCAGCATTTATTATCTGAAActaatttctctctcccttttcaatGCACACTGCCAGGCTTTCCCACCATGTTTTACTTTGTTTGAGAGATGCATGAATCCCCAAGTGTTCCAGATTCATGTGGCAAAAGGAGGACATAGAATACGGTATCCTTTGTGGAAATAAGCATTTTTAGGGAGAAACAATCTCATTCTGGTCTCATTTGCCTCCTTAACCATCTATAGCTCATCAAGATGGGACATAGGACACAGGAAGAATCGCTCTTAACCAGCAGTCTCTTTTAGTGCGTTAGCCGTGGCAATGATAACAGGAagtcagttttcaaaaaaaacaataaattctGGCGTAATACAGTGAGAAAGTGCTGTCCTTTAGCCTAGTTTGTAAATACAGCATTGAAACAGCTTAGAGAAGTGAAGCAATCAATATATTACATgtacatttttctaaataaaaggcTGTATTTCCCTAAGCTATAAAGTACACTGTgctgaattttattattttatacacagtaacattaaagaataaatataaatacctctgaaaaaaacagtgagTAAATGAGTACTAACTATTCCCATAACATCTTTTACCCTGAGATATCAACTCCATttacaaataacttttaaataattaagtgCCAGAGTTTTTTCACCATATATATAACCTTTTCAAATTCTaggttgctatttttttcttcttcttttctaagGGAAAGCATGCACTTTTATTCAGCTACAAGAGTCCATATAAACCCTGGAGGTTTCTCCACAGCATCAGGTTTGACCTAGCTTACCTGGTAAGTAAAGATTTTCCTATAATTCAACCAGAAAACTCAGCAACAGCAAACTGATTTACATCATCAAAAACCCTAAAAGAGCCTCCAGAGGCTGGGAATTATGAAGTTAGGCCTTCATATTCTCTAAAGAGCAATACCAAAATCCAGGCAATCCTCTTAGGTATTAGGTGGTCTGCTGGCACATGCACTACAAGTTCTACACAACATCCCAAAAA
Coding sequences within it:
- the OXNAD1 gene encoding oxidoreductase NAD-binding domain-containing protein 1 isoform X1, whose product is MAHATVYVGFTVPQLLRGTSRIFPTHPALVVLRHSAFCYCTVNGTIKSKRKMDHLERTANNFRQEVISQAKVCGITNESETVKRLRLAIANKDFTFKAGQWVDFFIPGVSIVGGFSICSSPGLLEQEGILELAVKHTVHPPAHWIHTECTLDSEVALRVGGDFFFDPQPGDSPVKLVLIAGGVGINPLFSILLHIADLHGYQEGKGNGYKMGTVKLYYSAKNTSELLFKKNILGLMNAFPGKITCRFHVTQQSSQICKELQPHVTEGRISEKDLEKHVSKDTLWYICGPPPMIESISKLLSNIGVPRNCVFFEKWW